The Chitinophagales bacterium genome includes a region encoding these proteins:
- a CDS encoding DUF3089 domain-containing protein, with protein MTKSIYLFFFTLISAFAFADDAPDYANNKYWAALPTVFDNADWTPNDTTLHDNQTSAKADVFFIHPTTAIVGYKSNAEIDNEKINQKTDETTIKYQASVFNGACKVYAPRYRQALLHNFFKRNSQAAQNAFDLAYQDVKKAFQYYLDHYNNGRPIVIASHSQGSLLAIRLLQDFFDGTTLQKQLVQAYVIGYPVQENQFHFLKVCQSPDDLGTIVSYNTFEMDANPNNFVHEYNNAICVNPLSWTTEKTFVTSKYNLGSLQNNSGNIIPNMTGAKCGNGILEIQKPKEKGFIPLLKSNYHIYDYSLFYINIRENITHRVNLFTTTKTNN; from the coding sequence ATGACGAAAAGTATATATCTTTTTTTCTTTACACTTATAAGTGCTTTTGCTTTTGCAGATGATGCTCCAGACTATGCCAATAACAAATATTGGGCAGCATTACCAACGGTTTTTGATAATGCAGACTGGACGCCAAACGATACAACACTGCACGACAATCAAACTAGTGCAAAGGCAGATGTCTTCTTTATTCATCCTACAACAGCTATTGTTGGTTATAAAAGTAACGCAGAAATCGACAATGAAAAAATCAATCAAAAAACAGATGAAACTACTATAAAATACCAAGCTAGTGTTTTTAATGGTGCTTGTAAAGTTTATGCACCAAGATATAGACAAGCATTACTACACAATTTCTTTAAAAGAAACTCTCAAGCAGCTCAAAATGCATTCGATTTAGCGTATCAAGATGTTAAAAAAGCTTTTCAATATTATTTAGATCACTACAATAATGGTAGACCAATTGTCATAGCAAGTCATAGCCAAGGTTCTTTGTTGGCTATTCGTTTGTTACAAGATTTTTTTGACGGAACTACTTTACAAAAGCAGTTGGTACAAGCATATGTTATTGGTTATCCAGTTCAAGAAAACCAATTTCATTTTTTAAAAGTGTGTCAATCACCAGATGATTTAGGCACTATCGTTTCCTATAACACTTTCGAAATGGATGCCAATCCAAATAATTTTGTACACGAATACAACAATGCTATTTGTGTTAATCCTTTAAGTTGGACAACTGAAAAAACATTTGTTACGAGCAAATACAATTTAGGAAGTTTACAAAATAATTCTGGTAATATTATTCCAAACATGACAGGTGCAAAATGTGGCAATGGTATTTTGGAAATTCAAAAACCAAAAGAAAAAGGATTTATACCATTATTAAAATCTAATTATCATATTTATGATTATAGTTTATTTTATATAAACATACGAGAAAATATAACACACAGAGTAAATTTATTTACAACAACTAAAACTAACAACTAA
- the rlmN gene encoding 23S rRNA (adenine(2503)-C(2))-methyltransferase RlmN gives MQGKQDIRTLSLNQLIEALDQLGEKAFRAKQIYEWLWKKSAISFDEMTNLSKALREKLQAHFDILPVQIDQTQISTDGTIKVAFQLHDNHFVEGVLIPTEKRATACISSQVGCSLSCAFCATGFLKRERNLSFAEIYDQVVLLNQLSNEHLGKDLSNIVFMGMGEPLLNYNNVKTAIKLITSENGLNIAAKRITVSTAGIAKMIKKLADDNLRVNLALSLHAADDEKRNTIMAINEQNNIEVLIDALLYFQENSKSEITFEYILLDSVNDTIDDAKNLVNLSKSVAIKVNIIEYNKIDQADFKKATLHKRDAFTKYLHNNGVIVNVRRSRGKDIDAACGQLANKV, from the coding sequence ATGCAAGGCAAACAAGATATTAGAACGCTTTCTTTAAATCAACTTATTGAAGCACTAGACCAACTCGGAGAAAAAGCGTTTAGAGCTAAACAAATTTATGAATGGCTTTGGAAAAAATCGGCAATTAGCTTTGATGAAATGACCAACCTTTCTAAAGCTTTGCGAGAAAAACTACAAGCACATTTTGATATTTTACCAGTTCAAATAGATCAAACACAAATTTCTACAGATGGTACTATAAAAGTTGCCTTTCAATTACACGACAATCATTTTGTAGAAGGTGTTTTAATTCCTACAGAAAAAAGAGCTACGGCTTGTATTTCTTCGCAAGTAGGTTGTAGTTTGTCTTGTGCATTTTGTGCTACAGGATTTTTAAAACGAGAACGAAATTTATCTTTTGCAGAAATATATGATCAAGTAGTATTATTAAATCAACTATCAAATGAACACTTAGGAAAAGATTTAAGCAATATTGTTTTTATGGGAATGGGTGAACCTTTATTAAATTACAACAATGTAAAAACAGCCATTAAACTCATTACTAGCGAAAACGGATTAAACATTGCTGCTAAAAGAATTACAGTATCTACAGCAGGCATTGCTAAAATGATTAAAAAATTAGCAGACGATAATTTAAGAGTAAACCTAGCGCTTTCTTTACATGCTGCAGACGATGAAAAACGAAATACCATTATGGCAATCAACGAACAAAATAATATTGAAGTGTTGATTGATGCCTTGTTGTATTTTCAAGAAAACAGCAAAAGCGAAATTACTTTCGAATATATTTTACTAGATAGTGTAAACGATACTATAGATGACGCTAAGAATTTAGTCAACCTAAGTAAAAGTGTAGCTATAAAAGTAAATATTATAGAATATAATAAAATAGACCAAGCAGATTTTAAAAAAGCAACGCTACACAAAAGAGATGCATTTACAAAATACTTACACAACAATGGCGTTATTGTAAATGTTCGCAGAAGTAGAGGAAAAGATATAGATGCAGCATGCGGACAACTAGCCAATAAGGTTTAA
- the ppk2 gene encoding polyphosphate kinase 2, translating into MAKRSITKKTVSKEIGNSSTFGNGLVKPKEAIINKTIDTSTENSDFYERIKLLKKKSELFKYINNKKDIAHLKETFLYEQDLEKLQIELVQLQQWVQKTGARVAILFEGRDAAGKGGTIRRFAEHINPRAMRVVALPKPSEDEKGQWYFQRYIKQLPNQGEIVFFDRSWYNRAVVEPVNGFCTKEQYSVFMQQVTEFEHMLYEDGIIIIKFWFSISKEEQLNRFNSRKANPLKQWKLSPVDMEAQKKWDNYTKYKEAMFGQTHSSFSPWIIVKANNKKRARLESIRYVLSAIPYKSTESKTAVRIQPDPNIVSRYHRKVVQVDV; encoded by the coding sequence ATGGCAAAAAGGAGCATAACGAAAAAAACAGTATCTAAAGAAATAGGAAATAGTTCTACCTTTGGAAATGGTTTAGTTAAACCAAAAGAAGCTATTATAAATAAGACTATAGATACTTCAACTGAAAATAGTGATTTCTATGAAAGAATTAAATTATTAAAAAAGAAATCAGAACTATTCAAATATATCAATAATAAAAAAGATATAGCACATTTAAAAGAAACATTTCTTTACGAGCAAGATTTAGAAAAACTACAAATTGAGTTAGTACAATTGCAACAATGGGTTCAAAAAACTGGTGCTAGAGTGGCTATTTTGTTTGAAGGAAGAGACGCAGCAGGAAAAGGTGGAACGATACGAAGATTTGCAGAACACATCAATCCAAGAGCAATGCGTGTAGTAGCATTACCTAAACCTAGCGAAGACGAAAAAGGACAATGGTATTTTCAAAGATATATTAAGCAATTACCAAACCAAGGCGAAATTGTTTTTTTTGATAGAAGTTGGTATAATAGAGCAGTAGTTGAGCCTGTAAATGGGTTTTGCACTAAAGAACAGTACAGCGTATTTATGCAACAAGTTACTGAGTTTGAACACATGTTATACGAAGACGGAATTATAATTATAAAATTTTGGTTTTCTATTTCTAAAGAAGAACAACTTAACCGATTTAACAGCAGAAAAGCCAATCCATTAAAACAATGGAAATTGAGTCCAGTAGATATGGAAGCTCAAAAAAAATGGGATAATTATACCAAATACAAAGAAGCTATGTTTGGACAAACACACTCTTCTTTTAGTCCGTGGATAATTGTTAAAGCCAACAATAAAAAAAGAGCAAGATTAGAAAGTATTCGATATGTCTTGTCTGCTATTCCGTATAAATCTACCGAAAGTAAAACAGCAGTAAGAATACAACCAGATCCAAATATTGTAAGCAGATATCATAGAAAAGTAGTACAAGTAGATGTATAA
- a CDS encoding GMC family oxidoreductase, giving the protein MKNYNRRKFIKATAMAGTGALISSCMKTEDFNAYEKYDALVIGSGFGGSVSTYRLAKAGLKVGLIEKGRSWINHDFTSSRNINEKTTWLSNICNLPFVNIKVPISKYAGIVEYHDFQNMNIYNATGVGGGSLVFGATYVQPHEEVFNLVFPTEVSFEEMSQIYYPRVDSMINISQVPEHIYQSEYYTHARAFNQQALNANMTVRRLPASYDWSIIDKELNGEIPKEFLYGDGGFGTRNGAKDSLDKNYIPDAVATGNATLHTLHEVQYINRRDNGYVITVHRIDEQGNILEKKQMWCKYLFLCAGAPNTLKLLLKAKTLGHLPNLNDRIGKGFGTNGKTFFKRTIQESTGAYTAYVPANGVLDIDNPVVPIFIECVPQPINVFLPGIPQKSLFHVAFGFSSYRGEFKYNAFLDKLEMNWSQDGIQESINAASNWAERVNEANPGSYVDTDLFPNKYLKDTSYHPLGGCVIGDATDYYGRLLEYPNLYVNDATLIPGVLGANPAYTVAALAERNIEHIINNDINL; this is encoded by the coding sequence ATGAAAAACTATAATAGACGAAAATTCATAAAAGCTACTGCAATGGCAGGAACAGGTGCTTTAATTAGCTCTTGTATGAAAACGGAAGATTTTAATGCCTACGAAAAATACGATGCATTAGTTATTGGTTCTGGTTTTGGTGGCTCAGTTAGTACCTATCGTTTGGCAAAAGCTGGTTTAAAAGTTGGCTTGATTGAAAAAGGCAGGTCTTGGATAAACCACGATTTTACTTCATCTAGAAATATAAATGAAAAAACAACTTGGTTAAGTAATATTTGCAATTTGCCATTTGTAAATATAAAAGTACCAATTTCAAAATATGCAGGCATAGTAGAATATCATGACTTTCAGAATATGAATATTTATAATGCAACTGGCGTTGGTGGTGGTTCTTTAGTTTTTGGTGCAACTTATGTTCAGCCACACGAAGAAGTTTTTAATCTAGTTTTTCCAACTGAAGTTAGTTTCGAAGAGATGTCGCAAATCTATTATCCAAGAGTAGATAGTATGATTAATATTTCTCAAGTTCCAGAACATATTTATCAATCTGAGTATTATACACATGCTAGAGCGTTTAATCAACAAGCTTTAAATGCAAATATGACTGTTCGTAGATTGCCTGCTTCTTATGATTGGTCTATCATTGATAAAGAGTTAAATGGCGAAATTCCTAAAGAGTTTCTTTATGGAGATGGTGGCTTTGGTACAAGAAATGGAGCGAAAGACTCGTTAGACAAAAATTATATTCCAGATGCTGTTGCTACAGGAAATGCTACACTACACACTTTACACGAAGTACAATATATTAATCGTAGAGATAATGGTTATGTAATTACTGTTCACAGAATTGATGAACAAGGCAATATTTTAGAAAAAAAGCAAATGTGGTGTAAATATCTTTTTCTTTGTGCTGGAGCTCCAAATACTTTAAAATTATTATTAAAAGCAAAAACATTAGGTCATTTGCCAAACCTTAATGATAGAATTGGTAAAGGATTTGGTACAAATGGTAAAACTTTTTTTAAAAGAACTATACAAGAAAGCACAGGTGCATACACTGCTTATGTTCCTGCAAATGGTGTATTAGATATTGATAATCCTGTGGTGCCAATTTTTATAGAATGTGTGCCACAACCAATTAATGTTTTTTTACCAGGCATTCCACAAAAAAGTTTATTTCATGTTGCCTTTGGATTTTCATCTTATAGAGGCGAATTTAAGTATAATGCTTTTTTAGATAAGTTAGAAATGAATTGGAGTCAAGATGGTATTCAAGAATCTATAAACGCTGCAAGTAATTGGGCAGAACGAGTAAATGAAGCTAATCCTGGAAGTTATGTTGACACTGATTTATTTCCAAACAAATATTTAAAAGATACATCTTATCATCCATTAGGTGGTTGTGTTATTGGCGATGCTACAGATTATTATGGTAGATTGTTAGAATATCCAAATCTTTATGTAAACGATGCTACTTTAATTCCTGGTGTACTCGGAGCAAATCCTGCGTACACCGTTGCAGCACTAGCAGAAAGAAACATAGAACATATTATTAATAACGATATAAACTTGTAA
- a CDS encoding acyloxyacyl hydrolase codes for MKSKYILYLFLFTILLPKLSLAKYQPNFFPAKVGIDANVQMGRIFRHTTNFQPTINGPSYALELNAFKQTDGSKAWQRKLHYPEIGGGVFAVFHHNSDTMGNAYAAFVYWKYPIVRSKIVDFNIKMGIGAAYATKKYDEKENSYNNVLGSKLNAFVELRFGLEWKIASQVKLITAFTYSHYSDGAVKLPNLGINTPTGTLGIIYYPKKEPIAINRDSIPSPQYKNEFLAQTTFGMLDVTKFTPDKSWLMQATTFGYSRYINITNKISAGTTLEFNFGWPHLYVNQDKVVDKIIKKASTEWSVYVGDEILIGKFGFYYQLGAYLYHTYRMPAPLYFRLGAHVYVGALGKKQKGSLFFPAGLKAHGGTAQLVEGGVGGLIKF; via the coding sequence ATGAAATCAAAATATATACTTTACTTATTCCTGTTCACTATTTTATTACCAAAGTTGAGTTTAGCAAAATATCAACCTAACTTTTTTCCTGCTAAAGTTGGTATAGATGCCAATGTGCAAATGGGAAGAATTTTTAGGCACACTACTAATTTTCAACCAACAATAAATGGACCTAGCTATGCTTTAGAACTCAATGCATTTAAACAAACAGACGGAAGCAAAGCATGGCAAAGAAAATTGCACTATCCAGAAATTGGTGGAGGCGTATTTGCTGTGTTTCATCACAATAGCGATACTATGGGAAATGCCTATGCTGCTTTTGTGTATTGGAAATATCCTATAGTGCGTAGCAAAATTGTCGACTTTAATATTAAAATGGGAATTGGTGCTGCTTATGCTACCAAAAAATACGATGAAAAAGAAAACAGTTACAATAATGTATTAGGTTCTAAACTTAATGCTTTTGTAGAATTGCGTTTTGGATTAGAATGGAAAATTGCATCACAAGTAAAACTAATTACTGCATTTACTTATTCTCATTATTCTGATGGAGCTGTTAAATTGCCTAATTTAGGAATCAATACGCCTACAGGTACACTTGGAATCATCTATTATCCAAAAAAAGAACCTATTGCTATTAATAGAGATAGCATACCTTCACCACAATATAAAAATGAATTTTTAGCACAAACAACATTTGGCATGTTAGATGTCACCAAATTCACACCAGATAAATCATGGTTAATGCAAGCAACTACTTTTGGTTATAGTAGATATATTAATATAACGAATAAAATAAGTGCAGGAACTACACTTGAGTTTAATTTTGGTTGGCCACATTTGTATGTTAATCAAGATAAAGTAGTAGACAAAATCATAAAAAAAGCGAGTACAGAATGGAGTGTTTATGTTGGCGATGAAATTTTAATTGGCAAATTTGGCTTTTATTATCAATTGGGTGCTTACTTATATCACACCTATAGAATGCCAGCACCGTTGTATTTTAGATTAGGTGCTCATGTATATGTTGGTGCCTTAGGCAAAAAACAGAAAGGAAGTCTCTTTTTTCCTGCTGGATTAAAAGCTCATGGTGGTACAGCTCAATTAGTAGAAGGTGGTGTTGGTGGTTTGATAAAGTTTTAG